The Gorilla gorilla gorilla isolate KB3781 chromosome 17, NHGRI_mGorGor1-v2.1_pri, whole genome shotgun sequence genome contains a region encoding:
- the MC5R gene encoding melanocortin receptor 5: protein MNSSFHLHFMDLNLNATEGNLSGPNVKNKSSPCEDMGIAVEVFLTLGVISLLENILVIGAIVKNKNLHSPMYFFVCSLAVADMLVSMSSAWETITIYLLNNKHLVIADAFVRHIDNVFDSMICISVVASMCSLLAIAVDRYVTIFYALRYHHIMTARRSGAIIAGIWAFCTGCGIVFILYSESTYVILCLISMFFAMLFLLVSLYIHMFLLARTHVKRIAALPGASSARQRTSMQGAVTVTMLLGVFTVCWAPFFLHLTLMLSCPQNLYCSCFMSHFNMYLILIMCNSVMDPLIYAFRSQEMRKTFKEIICCRGFRIACSFPRRD, encoded by the coding sequence ATGAATTCCTCATTTCACCTGCATTTCATGGATCTCAACCTGAATGCCACAGAGGGCAACCTTTCAGGACCCAATGTCAAAAACAAGTCttcaccatgtgaagacatgggCATCGCTGTGGAGGTGTTTCTCACTCTGGGTGTCATCAGCCTCTTGGAGAACATCTTGGTCATAGGGGCCATAGTGAAGAACAAAAACCTGCACTCCCCCATGTACTTCTTTGTGTGCAGCCTGGCAGTGGCCGACATGCTGGTGAGCATGTCCAGTGCCTGGGAGACCATCACCATCTACCTACTCAACAACAAGCACCTAGTGATAGCAGACGCCTTTGTGCGCCACATTGACAATGTGTTTGACTCCATGATCTGCATTTCCGTGGTGGCATCCATGTGCAGCTTGCTGGCCATTGCAGTGGATAGGTACGTCACCATCTTCTACGCCCTGCGCTACCACCACATCATGACGGCGAGGCGCTCAGGGGCCATCATCGCCGGCATCTGGGCTTTCTGCACGGGCTGCGGCATTGTCTTCATCCTGTACTCAGAATCCACCTACGTCATCCTGTGCCTCATCTCCATGTTCTTCGCTATGCTGTTCCTCCTGGTGTCTCTGTACATACACATGTTCCTCCTGGCGCGGACTCACGTCAAGCGGATCGCGGCTCTGCCCGGGGCCAGCTCTGCGCGGCAGAGGACCAGCATGCAGGGCGCGGTCACCGTCACCATGCTGCTGGGCGTGTTTACCGTGTGCTGGGCCCCGTTCTTCCTTCATCTCACTTTAATGCTTTCTTGCCCTCAGAACCTCTACTGCTCTTGCTTCATGTCTCACTTCAATATGTACCTCATACTCATCATGTGTAATTCCGTGATGGACCCTCTCATATATGCCTTCCGCAGCCAAGAGATGCGGAAGACCTTTAAGGAGATTATTTGCTGCCGTGGTTTCAGAATCGCCTGCAGCTTTCCCAGAAGGGATTAA